GCTTTGATCGTTCTTTCTGTATTCACTTTTCAATTTTCGAAAGACTCCTATAAAATTCTTCCGCTTGAGAATAGCGATCCGGCAAAAGTGGATTTAGAAAAATATAATTTTCAGAACTGGAAAGAGTATCATTCTCCTACGGAAAAATTCAAAGTCATGCTGCCCACTATTCCTCAACAAGCAACAGAAAACATCAAAGATCCTAAAACAGGAGAAAACAAAAATTACGATATGTACGTCTCTGAGAGACTGGACGGTACCATTTTTATGATTAGCTTGATCACCTTTGAAAAAATGCCGAATCATCGAGAAGCTGAACGTTTACTTGGAATCATGATGGACGATATGCTGCGGTCAAATCCAAGCAACAAATTGGATTTTAAATCGTTTGGGATTTATCACGAAAACCCTGCGCTGGATTTTGCAATTTCTAATGACAATGTCAATATCAACGCCAAAACTTTCATGATTGGAAAAACAATGTATGTATTGACACGTGTTTCTCCCTCAGAACAAGCAGATCCAAGCGAATTTAACTTTTTCGTTAATTCATTTGAACTCTCTAAACAATAAGGCGATTTAACAAATGAGAAAAATTTTATCCTTTTTCTTATCAATTCAGCTCTTGTGCGCTTCGCAGATTTTTGCGCAAATGACGGATAATAGCAAATTTTATCCAAATCCCGGAATTGTTGCTCAGCGTGGAGGATCTTGGGTTGGAAGCGATCATTTGTATAATTTGACCAGCAATATCGATATATTAGTAGAAATCTTTAAACCCAAAAATATCGATATACCAATTTCAGAAGAGATCATACGTTCGAAGGTTGCCGATATTTTCACAAAAGGAGGGATTACCCCGACTGCTGAGGAAGTTCCTGGAGAACCGCCACTTCCTTTTTTTCATCTATTAATCATGATCTATCCAATAGAGAAGGGCTACGTTGCTTATTGCGAAGGGCGTCTTTTTGAGAAAGTGAGTTTAGAGCGTATCAAGCTTGATGACCAGACTGTCTTGCAAGGAGTCACTTGGGAAAGCCAAAATCTGATCGTTTCACCTAGTGATCAGATTGCAGAACAGATCATTAAAAGCGTTAACGAAATTGCGGAAACATTTGTTGAGCGTTACCGGTTCTACGACGAGATCAGAAGGAAGATCCAAAAGAATTAGGAAGAAGAAACCGCATACTGCTTTACAGGGGCTTTGAGTTCTCGCATGACATTGGCCATTTCGATGGCCGCCTGCGCAGCTTCAAACCCTTTATTTCCCATTTTTGTGCCGGCGCGTTCAAGTGCTTGTTCGATTGTTTCTGTTGTTAAAATTCCGAAAATCACAGGAACACCTGTTATCTGAGAAACATTTGCGACGCCTGAGGCTGTTTGAGCGGCAACATAATCAAAATGGGCAGTCGATCCTTTAATGATCGTTCCAAGAGTAATGATCGCATCGTACTGGCCGCTTTCAGCCAGTTTTTTCGCCGCAACAGGAATCTCAAAAGAGCCTGGTACCCAAACGGCTGTAGATAGCGCTACATCAGCTCCATGACGCTTCAATGCTTCGACAGCTCCGTCGAAAAGCTTGCGGGTGATCATTTCATTAAAATGTGCTGCAACAATTCCAAATCTCAATCCTTGTGCTTGAAATGATCCAATGATTTCTTTCATTACTAAACCTCCAGTAAATGGCCAAGCTTTTCTTTCTTTGTCGTTAAATAACGCCTATTTTCATCATTGCAAACAGCTTGCAAAGGAACGCGCTCAACAATTTTCAAATCGTAGCCTTCCAACCCTCCATATTTGGATGGATTATTTGTCATTAAGCGGATTGTTGTCAGCCCTAAATCGGACAGCATCTGCGCTCCAACTCCGTATTCGCGCGAATCTATCGGAAAACCAAGTTCCAAATTTGCTTCGACAGTATCCCTGCCTTGATCTTGAAGAGCATATGCGCGCAATTTATGCCCAAGGCCAATGCCTCGTCCCTCATGCCCACGCAAATAGATCAAAACTCCTAATCCTTCTGCATCGATCTGCTGTAAGCTTAGATCAAGCTGGTTTCCGCAATCACACCGTTTGGATCCAAAAATATCGCCTGTCAGGCACTCGGAATGGACACGGACTAACACACTGTCTTTTCCCTTAACGTCTCCTTTGACCAAAGCCAGGTGCTCAATGTTGTCTAGCAAAGATTTATACACAAATGCCGTAAAACTTCCAAAGCGGGTAGGCATCCGCGCTTCAGAAATACACTCCACCAATTTTTCCTTTTCACGACGATATCTCACAATATCTGAAATGGAAATTAAAGGGAGATCATGCTCTTTGGCAAAAAACTGCAATTGATCGTCTTTCGCCATTGAACCATCCTGGTTCACAATTTCGGAGATCACACCTGCAGGCTGCAATCCTGTCAAAATTGCCAAGTCAACAGCAGCTTCTGTATGACCTGCCCTTTTTAAAACACCCCCTTCGCGATATCTGAGAGGAAACACATGACCGGGGCGACGAAAATCCTCCGGACATGAATCGGGATTGACCAAAGCTCGTATCGTTTTTGCACGATCTTCGGCAGACACCCCCGTTGTCGTTCCCTGGCAATAATCTACCGGAATTGTGAAAGCTGTTTGATAAATCTCTGTGTTTTCCGGAACCATTTGGGGCAAACAGAGTTGTTTCAGCCTTTCTTCCTTCAAGGAAACACAAATGATTCCACTTGTATAACGTACCATAAAAGCAATTGCTTCCGGCGTCACTTTTTCAGCAGCAATGATTAGATCGCCTTCATTTTCTCGATCAAAGTCATCTTGAACAATGACAAAGCCTCCCTTCCGATAAACCTCAAAAGCTTTATCTAATCTTGAATTCATCGAAAGATCCCTTTGAAGAATTTCGTTGCCTGGTTTTTGATCTCATTGACAGGGCTACTGCTAGATTTCTTCTGAGGCATCTCCACGGTCAAATCTCCCCAGGGTAAAGGATTTGTTGTCGGAGGAGGGATTTTTGGTTCTTTACCATTTGCAAGGTCGAGAACGGTTCCTAAGACAAATCCTTCCGGCCCTCCACTACTCTGTGCGACCAAAGCTCCAATTCTGCTCATCACTTTAGCCGAATTAATCTTTGTATTTGAGCTGCTGCCTTTAATCGGGATCTGAAGCATATATCCTTTTGGCAAACCTGTAACTCCCAGAGATTGCGCTAAAGCCACAGGAGAAATGCCTAAAACCATGTCCACTTTATCATTGGGAAGATGAATTTGTCCCCACGCTGCAATTGGATAACGATTCATCACAAGCATATCCATCCGGTAAATGCGTAGCAGCCCGGCATCCATTTCCAAGTACATTGGCGTCGCCCAAACTTCCACTTGATCGATACTGTCTGCTTTTAAAACATCCAACAAACGATGCACGTCGCCCCTATTGCGAAAAGTCATCTTTCCCAAATCCAGAACAGCGCGTTTGAAGTGCATTTCAGAGAAATTCATCGAAAGAGGCATGGAGAAGCGATCCGGGTCGATTGTTAAGTTGATAGAGCTTTCAGCAGAGATCAATTCTCCAAAAACCGGCGCAAAGTCGCTTAGCACATCCTTTCCAAGTTCTTGGGTCGCATGGGTTGAAAGACGAAGAGGCGAATTTAGCGTCACAACACCTTTTGTCAACTGCCCATCCAATTCCAACCTTCCATTTGCACCATCAACCTCTGCTTTAACAGGGCCTGTAAGGCCTCTCATGTCAGCTTTTAGGTTAAGATCAAGCACAGGGCCAAATACAGGCTCCCACTCTTTTCTTCCTGTAATCAACGATAAAAGGGGAGCTGGAACACGCTTCCCTTCGAGAGTCGTCTTCAGCGCTTCCTTTCCAAGATCTACAAAAAGACTGCCTTCGATCAAACCATTTGCATAGCTGCCTGCGAAAGCGCTTTTCCCTGTAAAATTAGCCTCAATGCTTTTTTTTGCTGGATCCAATTTCCACTTGATTTTTAGAGATTCTAAAGAACTCTTCTGTTTTTGGAAAAGGATCGCATCGCTGTATATGCTGCCTGAAATGAGCTGTCGTTGAGTCTCAAGCTCTAGTGGCTGGTCGATTTTCAACACAACATTCGGTACATTGATCTTTTCTGATTGCAATAACATTTTCATTGTCTGCAGATCGCTGTCGCTGGATTGCACTTGTAGGGAAATGGCATTTCCAAATATTTGCTGCCAATGATTGCCTGTTCCAAAGTAGGCGTCCAAAGTCTTTGTTTTGAGATTATTCAGAGTAAAAGAGAGTTCTTTTGGTTGAACAATTGTTGCTAAGAGCAGCTCTTCAGTTAGCGGTTTTTGATGAAGGGACTTCATAACAAAGGGAAACAGTTTATTTTCCTGTTTTAAGCTGCCTGAAACGCTAACATCAAATGAAGAGTGTCCTTTCAGCGCGGATGCTAGCAGCTGAATATTCTCAACCGCTCCCATTTGCCATTCAGCCTGGGGAATTTTTACAGATAATTCAAAAGAGGCATTGCGTGCTGCATCTCGGCTCAGCCCGTTCCTGAAAAAGTCAAAAGGAATATCAACATCTTTCAGTTCGATGTCAACATTGATCGGTTTAACCAGTTGAGAGCTGCTGCCTTTCATCAGTTGCTCCATGATAGCGGGAGTGATGACAAGGTGAGTATTAACAGGGGAGGATAGAGTAAACCTTTCCGAAGTCAGTTTCCCATTTAGCACAATGTTAAACAAATCTGCTTGTAGATGAACGGAAAGATCGGATGTTCCTGATTCGGAAGTTTCATTTATTTTGACGTTTAATGTATCTCCAAGAAGAGCGCTCATCATGCCATAGCGTTCAGGATCATTCGCAGCAGCCAAAACGTCGAGGATTTCAACAGGAAAATCGATGACATTTGCTTTAACAGTGTTTCCGCTGCTTGAAACGTCGCAATTTAAGGAAAACGAACCCTGTTTCCCTTGATGAGCAGTATTTCCTGATGCTGTCAGCTTAAGGTCGGAAGGCGAACCACTAAAGAAAAAATCGGAGTCGAAGAGTTTGACGGGATGAGAGCTTTTGACCCGCAAGGGTAAACCGAAGGATTTCATCAATGAGTCGCTTAACTCTGCATTGAGTTCCTTAATTTGCGTATCGCCAAGCGAAGAGCGCTGAAACATCAATGAGAACAAAGAAGTGTCTGAAGAGATAGAGCGAAGCGAAGCCACAACAGACTCATCCGAGCCTAAAAGGCGGACATTTTCAAGTATTTGCGGACCGAACCAAGACAAGTTGATCGCCTCGACTTGCACAGATCCTTTGATGCTTCGATTGACCGAACTTAACAATTTTTCTTTTACCCAGTTCGTGGATAAAATCGAAGGGAGAAAAAAGACAATCATAACGATGCTTGCCACAAGTAGCGCGCAAGCTTTTTTAATAGACATCAGCGCCTCCGTTATCAGTCAATATTTTACCATAACATGGCACTTGATTTGTACTTGTTTTTTATGTTGCCAAATCTTCAACCAGTGCGTTAGCCGGGGATTCTGATTTGGCCGTACTAAACACTCGCATTGCTGTTTGTACGGAAATCACGTCATTGGCTGCATTGACATCAACCATTTTCCGATCATTTTGATCGATTGCCTGATGGATGGAGTGCAAGGAAATCATTTTCGTATCCATGCCTGGTTGAAAAACGCGTCCTGTTTTATCGGAGCGCACCTCTCTGATGATGCCTGCGTTTGCCAAATCAGTGAGAATGGACTCAGTGATTGAGCCGGATACTCCCAGTTCTTCTGAAAGAATGCTTTCCGAACGAGGTTCTTGGCCTTCTCTGAAGCGTTCGATCATTCTAAGAGTCAGCAAAACAGCAAGGTGGTTTCTATTTAGACGGATTGTTTGCGCATTTCGACTGAGGGAGGGTGCTAAGTGTTCCAGATGATAGGCTACCTGTGCTCCCATCAGGACAGTTACCCAGCTAATTTGAAGCCAAAGGAGAAAAATCGGCAGAGCTGCAAAGCTTCCATAAATTGCACTGTATTGCGATACGCCGATTTGAAAAATGATCATGACCTGTTGGATTAAATAATAAGCTGAGCCTGCTAAAATTCCTGCAATTAGCCCATATTTCCATTCGACTTTTTTATTTGGCATAAAGATAAACAGAGCTGCGAAAAGCAGCCAGATCATGACAAGAGCCAATCCTTTATAAAACATGAAAAAGTAGGGGGATGCTTTCTGCAAGAGTTCGCTTTCCAATGCTGCTTGATGAAGGACCGTTGTGACATAAACCATGGAACTGCTTGCGACAGCAAAAATAAACGGAAAGAAGATCATCATGACAAAATAATCGGTCAGCATGCGAACAGGACGTCTTGTTTTTTTCACTTTCCATATAACGTTCATTGACGTTTCAATAGTCCAAAACAAGCTCATCACGAACAGAAATAGAAAGATGACGCCAACGCCTGTAATGAAACTTCCTTCAACCTGTTCTAGAAGAGAGCGGGCGAATTCGAGTACCAGCTTAAGTACCTGTTCATGCTCTGAAAACCGTTGGTGCAGTTCATCTTCGAGGGTTTGTTCGAAACCGAACCCTTTAGCAACACCAAAGGCCACTGCCAAAAACGGAACGATTGACAATA
This genomic window from Waddlia chondrophila WSU 86-1044 contains:
- the ribE gene encoding 6,7-dimethyl-8-ribityllumazine synthase; the protein is MKEIIGSFQAQGLRFGIVAAHFNEMITRKLFDGAVEALKRHGADVALSTAVWVPGSFEIPVAAKKLAESGQYDAIITLGTIIKGSTAHFDYVAAQTASGVANVSQITGVPVIFGILTTETIEQALERAGTKMGNKGFEAAQAAIEMANVMRELKAPVKQYAVSSS
- a CDS encoding bifunctional 3,4-dihydroxy-2-butanone-4-phosphate synthase/GTP cyclohydrolase II, translated to MNSRLDKAFEVYRKGGFVIVQDDFDRENEGDLIIAAEKVTPEAIAFMVRYTSGIICVSLKEERLKQLCLPQMVPENTEIYQTAFTIPVDYCQGTTTGVSAEDRAKTIRALVNPDSCPEDFRRPGHVFPLRYREGGVLKRAGHTEAAVDLAILTGLQPAGVISEIVNQDGSMAKDDQLQFFAKEHDLPLISISDIVRYRREKEKLVECISEARMPTRFGSFTAFVYKSLLDNIEHLALVKGDVKGKDSVLVRVHSECLTGDIFGSKRCDCGNQLDLSLQQIDAEGLGVLIYLRGHEGRGIGLGHKLRAYALQDQGRDTVEANLELGFPIDSREYGVGAQMLSDLGLTTIRLMTNNPSKYGGLEGYDLKIVERVPLQAVCNDENRRYLTTKKEKLGHLLEV
- a CDS encoding YihY/virulence factor BrkB family protein; the encoded protein is MRFLKYIFNVAKLSISGFFKDQCFLHASSLTFYTLLSIVPFLAVAFGVAKGFGFEQTLEDELHQRFSEHEQVLKLVLEFARSLLEQVEGSFITGVGVIFLFLFVMSLFWTIETSMNVIWKVKKTRRPVRMLTDYFVMMIFFPFIFAVASSSMVYVTTVLHQAALESELLQKASPYFFMFYKGLALVMIWLLFAALFIFMPNKKVEWKYGLIAGILAGSAYYLIQQVMIIFQIGVSQYSAIYGSFAALPIFLLWLQISWVTVLMGAQVAYHLEHLAPSLSRNAQTIRLNRNHLAVLLTLRMIERFREGQEPRSESILSEELGVSGSITESILTDLANAGIIREVRSDKTGRVFQPGMDTKMISLHSIHQAIDQNDRKMVDVNAANDVISVQTAMRVFSTAKSESPANALVEDLAT